The Cyclobacteriaceae bacterium DNA segment CTCAAAAATAAGGAAATACGTCAAAGAGTTACAGCCTATGTCCGGACTACCAAATAAAATAACGAATGGAGAAGCTTGAAACAGAGAGGGCTCCATTTAATCCAAAGCTGTTGGTGATAGTTGGTTCTACACCGCTCTCTACCTTTCTTCTGATATGAGAATAACTTAGTGCGCCTAATGACGTTTGAAGAGCAAATTTTTTACTGACAAAGAACATCACCCCTGGGCTTATCCCCAAACCGAAATTAAAACTCGAATAATCGTTATTTGGAAATGGAAAATCCTGTTTTCCGTAACTCAAGGATAATTGAGGTTGAAGGGTAAAGAATAAATTGTTTGTAATCCTGTAATTTTTAATGACAAATGTATTTATACCAATGCTAGAAAAGCTTGAGAATTGATTCGTGATTGGTTGTCCATTCTCAGTGAAATTATAGGTCAGAAATCCACCAACAGCCAGGTTGTCTTTTATGTAAAATCCCATACCGGGTCCAATTGAAAACTCAGTATACTTGTAAGTGTCATCTGTAGTTGTTGTATAGAACGAAAAACTTCCACCAATAAATTTTGTGCCTTTGCTAATCGATTCAACAGGCTCTGAGGTTTGTGCAACGAGTACATGAATACTAATTACAAGCAGGAACAGGGGGACTAATGTTTTCATGATGGTAGTGTTTTAGTTTCCGGATTAAAAGCAAAAAATATGCCGTGACCTGAATAATCACGGCATTTTATGGGTATAACGTTATATGTTTATTCTATTGGCCTGAAACTTCAATCACTTTATTCCAAACCCGCCACACATTTTTGTAGCAAATCTTTTCAATGTCCTCCGGTGAGTAGCCCCTGCGCAACAATTCATAAATCAGGTTCGGGTATTGCGATACGTCTTTCAATCCGGTTGGCAGACTGTCGCCTACGCCATCATAATCTGAGCCAATGCCAACATGATCAATACCGGCTAGTTCCACAACGCGATCAATGTGATCGGCTACGGTTTTAACATCCGCGTAAAGCGAAGGATTTTCTTTTCTGAATTCATCAATAATGGGCCTGGCCAAGGAGTCGCGCATGCTTAACCCTTTTTCTTTTAGCAGGGCCTGAAGTTTCTCCCGGTTTTCGGTATTGGCTTTTGAAACGGCAGAATCCAAAAACGTTGAACCAAAATTAATTTGAATTACTCCACCATTTCCTTTTAGTGTTTTCACCATATCATCGGCCATGTTGCGTTGCCAGCCGGGCGTGAAATAACGTAGGGATGAGTGCGATGCAATGACTGGTGCTTTGGTGATTTTCAACACATCGTAAAACGTGCTGTCGGATACGTGGGAGATATCCACCATAATCCCCACGCGGTTCATTTCGCGAACTACATCCTCGCCAAACGGACTTAATCCTTTCCAGGTGTTAAGTGTATCGTATGATGAGTCGCAAATCTGATTGTCTTTGCCGTGTGTAAGCGTTACGTAACGAATGCCACGATCAAAAAAATACTTTACGTTGGCAATGTCGTTGCCAATCGGGGCGCCATTTTCCATGCCCATTGGCAAGGCAATTCTTCCAGCCTTGAAGTGAACGTCCACTT contains these protein-coding regions:
- a CDS encoding dipeptidase; this translates as MQSKNLMFAALLFAAACGTKETIDYTAMPEDALRKVADSLAHAYIITDGHVDLPYRLKVRNFRLEKEYLGIPVQTDDGDFDYERAKKGGLDAPFMSIYIPSSYQLQPDMGKALADSLIDMIRGIADAHPDKFGLAGTPAEVDVHFKAGRIALPMGMENGAPIGNDIANVKYFFDRGIRYVTLTHGKDNQICDSSYDTLNTWKGLSPFGEDVVREMNRVGIMVDISHVSDSTFYDVLKITKAPVIASHSSLRYFTPGWQRNMADDMVKTLKGNGGVIQINFGSTFLDSAVSKANTENREKLQALLKEKGLSMRDSLARPIIDEFRKENPSLYADVKTVADHIDRVVELAGIDHVGIGSDYDGVGDSLPTGLKDVSQYPNLIYELLRRGYSPEDIEKICYKNVWRVWNKVIEVSGQ